CGGGCATGGGAGCCACCTCCGGGCGAGTCTGCTGGGACGAATTTAGTTGAATGGTGAACATCCTGCAAGGCGTGCGGCATTCCCGGCCCGCCGACGAGGACGTCCGGACACCCCCACGGACAGCGCGAGGGCCCGCGCCCGAAGCGGCGCAGGCCCTCACCCGTACAAGAAAACCGCAGGTCATAAACGCACGGACCCGGAACCCCTACCCGTACATACGCCGCATCGCGAAGTCGACCATCTGCTCCACCGCCTTGGCGTCGAAGACCATCCGGTGATCGCCCTCCATGTCCAGGACGAAGCCGTATCCCGTGGGGAGCAGGTCGATCACCTCGGCGCCGGTGATCACGAAGTACTTGGACTCCTTGCCCGCGTAGAGCCGCAGCTCCTTGAGCGTGGTGAACATCGGGATCACGGGCTGCTGCGTGTTGTGCAGCGCCAGGAAGCCGGGGTTGTCGCCGCGCGGGCAGTAGACCTTCGACGTGGCGAAGATCTGCTGGAAGTCCTCGGCGGAGAGGGAGCCGGTGGTGAAGGCCCGTACCGCGTCGGCCAGGGAGGGCGGGGAGGGCTCGGGATACAGCGGCTGCTCGCCGTAGCCGCCACCCATCTGACCCATCTGACCCATCTGCTGCTGAGCACCAGGGTTCTGGTCGTAGCCGTACATGCCGCAAAGAGTAATCGGACACATCTGCGGCTTGAGGGGTTGCGCCTTATTACTGACGGGTAGCATCATCGTAGAGGTCAGCTGATACACCCGCGTCCGCCTGGACCCACGCCTGCCTGTCGCCCGACCCGCATCACTCCCCGGGGCGCTGTGCGCCACTGCTATTGATTACGGAGCCTTCCCATGGGGCACTACAAGTCGAATCTCCGCGACATCGAGTTCAACCTCTTCGAGGTGCTCGGGCGCGACAAGCTGTACGGCACCGGCCCGTTCGCGGAGATGGACGTCGACACCGCGAAGAGCATCCTCGACGAGGTCGTCCGCCTCGCGGAGAACGAGCTCGCCGACTCCTTCGCCGACGCCGACCGCAACCCGCCGGTCTTCGACCCGGAGACCAATACCGCGCCGGTCCCGGAGAGCTTCAGGAAGTCGTACCAGTCCTTCATGGACTCGGAGTACTGGCGCCTGGGCCTGCCCGAGGAGATCGGCGGCACCACCGCGCCCCGCTCCCTGATCTGGGGCTACGCGGAGCTGCTGCTCGGCGCCAACCCGGCCGTGTGGATGTACTCCTCCGGTCCCGCCTTCGCGGGCATCCTCTTCGAGGAGGGCACCGAGGAGCAGAAGAAGGTCGCGGAGATCGCCGTCGAGAAGCAGTGGGGCTCCACGATGGTGCTGACCGAGCCGGACGCCGGCTCGGACGTCGGCGCCGGGCGGACGAAGGCCGTGCAGCAGGAGGACGGCTCCTGGCACATCGAGGGTGTGAAGCGCTTCATCACCTCGGGCGAGCACGACATGTCCGAGAACATCCTCCACTACGTGCTGGCGCGCCCCGAGGGCGCCGGCCCCGGCACCAAGGGCCTCTCGCTCTTCCTGGTCCCGAAGTACCACTTCGACTGGACCACCGGTGAGCTGGGCGAGCGCAACGGCGTGTACGCGACGAACGTCGAGCACAAGATGGGCCTGAAGGCCTCCAACACCTGCGAGATGACCTTCGGCGACCGCCACCCCGCCAAGGGCTGGCTGATCGGCGACAAGCACGACGGCATCCGCCAGATGTTCCGCATCATCGAGTTCGCCCGCATGATGGTCGGCACGAAGGCCATCGCCACCCTCTCCACGGGCTACCTGAACGCGCTGGAGTACGCCAAGGAGCGCGTCCAGGGCACGGACCTGTCGCAGTTCATGGACAAGACGGCGCCCAAGGTCACCATCACGCACCACCCCGACGTGCGCCGCTCGCTCATGACGCAGAAGGCGTACGCCGAGGGCATGCGCTCCCTCGTGCTGTACACGGCCACCGTCCAGGACGCGATCCAGGAGAAGGAGGCCGCGGGCGAGGACGCCAAGGCGCTCAACGGCCTCAACGACCTGCTGCTCCCGATCGTGAAGGGGTACGGCTCCGAGAAGTCCTACGAGCAGCTGGCGCAGTCGCTCCAGACGTTCGGCGGATCGGGCTACCTCCAGGAGTACCCGGTCGAGCAGTACATCCGGGACGCCAAGATCGACACCCTCTACGAGGGCACGACGGCCATCCAGGGCCAGGACTTCTTCTTCCGGAAGATCGTCCGCGACCAGGGCACCTCGCTCAACACGCTCTCCGAGGAGATCAAGAAGTTCCTCGCGGGCGCCCAGGGCAACGAGGAGCTGGCCCCCGCGCTGGACTCGCTCGCCAAGGCGGCCGTGGACCTGGAGGCGATCGTCGGCACGATGATCACCGACCTCACCGCGACCGGCGAGGACGTCAAGAACATCTACAAGGTGGGCCTCAACACGACCCGCCTCCTGATGGCCTCCGGTGATGTCGTCGTCGGCTACCTGCTCCTCAAGGGCGCGGCCGTGGCCGCCGAGAAGCTGCCGACCGCCTCCGCCAAGGACGTGGCCTTCTACCAGGGCAAGATCGCGGCCGCGAAGTTCTTCGCCGCGAACATCCTGCCGGGCGTCTCGGCCGAGCGCGCGCTCGCCGAGAACGTCGACAACTCGCTGATGGAGCTGGACGAGGCCGCGTTCTAGGAATCGCTCGTCTGTTTCGTCAACACGCGCCGCCATCCGGAATTCGCTCGGGTGGCGGCGCTTCACGCTTGACGACCTCCCGCCGCACACGGAGCTGATCGACGGGAGCCTGGTTCTCGCGAGTCCGCGGCGGGCATCAAGCACTTCTGGCTCGTCGGGACGGCCGGCGAGAAGGCCCGCCCCATGGTCATCACCTACGAACTGGATCCGGTCAACAAGACGTACGCCTCCACCGGCGTCCACCACGACCGCCTCAAGCTGTCCGCCCCGTACGACATCGACCTGACGGCGATCGACGAGCTGTAGGCCCGGGGCCTCCCCAGAGCACCGCGCCGGTCACCGGATAGCGGACCCGGGTCCCTCGATACAGTGAAGACCATGAGTTCTCGCCACCGGTTCGACCGTGCGCACACCGATGATCTGATGTCCTTCCTGGCGGCGAGCCCGTCCCCGTACCACGCCGTGGCCAACGCGGCCGCCCGGCTGGAGGTGGCCGGATTCCGTCAGGTCGAGGAGACCGCCGCCTGGGACGCGAGCCCCGGCGGGAAGTACGTGCTCCGCGGCGGGGCGATCATCGCCTGGTACGTGCCGGAGGGCGCGTCCGCCCACACCCCGTTCCGGATCGTCGGCGCGCACACCGACTCCCCGAACCTGCGGGTGAAGCCGCTGCCGGACACCGAGTCGTACGGCTGGCGGCAGGTGGCCGTCGAGATCTACGGCGGCACGCTGCTGAACACCTGGCTCGACCGGGACCTGGGCCTGGCCGGCCGGATCTCGCTGCGGGACGGCACCGACCGGCTCGTCAACATCGACCGGGCGCTGCTGCGGGTACCCCAGCTGGCCGTGCACCTGGACCGGTCGGCCAACACCGACGGCCTGAAGCTGGACCGGCAGCGCCATATGCAGCCGATCTGGGGTCTCGGGGACGTGGCCGAGGGTGACCTGATCCGGTTCGTCGCCGAGGAGGCGGGCGTCGACCCGGAGGACGTCACCGGCTGGGACCTCATGCCGCACCCCATCGAGCCGCCGTCCTACCTGGGCCGGGACCGCGAGCTGGTCGCCGGGCCGCGGATGGACAACCTGCTCTCCGTGCACGCCGCGACCGCCGCCCTGGCCGCCGTCGCGGGACAGCCGGACGAGGAACTCCCGTACATCCCCGTGCTCGCCGCCTTCGACCACGAGGAGAACGGCTCCCAGTCCGACACCGGGGCCGACGGGCCGCTCCTGGGCACGGTCCTGGAGCGCTCGGTCTTCGCCCGGGGCGGTACGTACGAGGACCGCGCCCGCGCCTTCGCCGGGACGGTCTGTCTCTCCTCCGACACCGGCCACGCCGTGCACCCCAACTACGCCGAGCGGCACGACCCGACGCACCACCCGGTCGCCAACGGCGGCCCGATCCTCAAGGTCAACGTCAACATGCGGTACGCCACCGACGGCAGCGGCCGCGCGGTGTTCGCCGCCGCCTGCGAGAAGGCGGGCGTGCCGTGGCAGACGTTCGTCTCCAACAACTCGATGCCCTGCGGCACGACGATCGGCCCGATCACCGCCGCCCGGCACGGCATCCGGACCGTGGACATCGGCGTCGCGATCCTCTCCATGCACAGCGCGCGGGAACTGTGCGGCGCGGACGACCCGTATCTGCTGGCCAACGCGCTCACGGCGTTCCTGACGGACTGACAGCCGCGTTCAACGTCCGCCTCGCACATGGTTGTTGCGCGGCAGGGTACCCGACCGGTACATCGGTCCGGATGCACCGGATCGTCGAGGAGGCGGGAATCATGGGACTCGGAGGATGCATTCTTCTGATCGGTGGTGGCGCGATCCTGGCATTCGCGACCGACTGGAAGGCCGACGGGATCAATCTCGACCTGGTCGGCTGGATCATGATGCTCGTCGGCCTCATCGGGGTGTTCGTCTACATGAGCATCGCGCGTCGTCGGCGCATGGTCGTTCCGCCGACCACCACGGTCGTGCAGGACGACGAGCACCGCTACCACTGACCGGGGTGGGCAAGGCTCGTGCCTTGCCCACCTGACGATCGGTACGACCCCGTCAGCCCTGCTCGTCCATCCCTGCCAGCACCAGCGGCAGCCGGGCCGCTCCCTGAGCCGTCACCCGGACGGGGACGCCCCAGTCCTGCTGGTGGACGTGGCAGGCCGGGTACTCGTTGGCCGGGTCGTCGTCGCAGGAAGCCGCCATCGCGGAGACGTGCAGCACGCCCTCGGTCGCCCCGTCCGCGAGGACCAGGTCGCGCCCGAGGTCCGTGCCCGCGCCCGACCCCCGGCCAGCAGCTCGGGCGGGGTGGCGGAGACCAGCAGCCGGGTGGAGGGCCCGTACCGGGTGTCCAGCTTCTGGCCCGCCGGCGCCTGGAAGACCACGTCGAGGCGGAGCGTGCCCGGAGCGATCTCGGTGGCGGCGCGCTGGGTGCGGTGCGCCTGCTCGGCGACGCGTACGGTCTCCTCGGGCAGCCGGAGGCGGGTGAGGCGGTGGCGGGCGGATTCGACGACGACCAGGTCGCCGTCGACCAGCACCGCGTCGCTGGGCTCGCGGACGTCGGTGGCGAGCGTGGTGACCTCGTCGGAGGCCGGGTCGTAGCGGCGCAGGGCGTGGTTGTACGTGTCCGAGATGGCCACGGACCCGTCGGGCAGCGCGGTCACGCCGATCGGGTGCTGGAGGAGCGCCTGGGCGGCGGCCCCGTCACGGTGGCCGAAGTCGAAGAGGCCGGTGCCGACGGCGGTGTGCACGTGCTCGTCCCGGTCGACCCAGCGCAGGGCGGAGGTCTCGGAGTCGGCGATCCAGAGCCGCTCGCCGTCGGCGGAGACCGCGAGCCCGGACGGCTGCGCGAACCACGCCTCGGCGGCCGGTCCGTCGACCAGCCCCTCGTTGGTCGTCCCGGCCGCGACCCGCACGGTCCCGTCCTCGGGGTCGTACGTCCACAGCTGGTGCACGCCCGCCATGGCGATCCACAGCCGGTCGCCGAACCAGGCCAGGTCCCACGGTGAGGAGAGGTCCACCTCGCGCGCCGGGCCGCTGGTCGGGCTCCCCTGCCACCACTGGCGGCCGGTCCCGGCGAGGGTGGTGACCACCCCGGTCGCGAGGTCCAGGGCGCGGATCGCGTGGTTGACGGTGTCCGCGACGGCGATGCGGCCGTCGGGCAGCGCGGCGAGCCCCTGCGGCTCGCTGAACCGGGCCTCCTCCGGGCCGCCGTCGCTCAGCCCGCGCTCGCCCGTGCCGAAGTGGCGCCGTACGGTCTCGCCGTCCGCGTCCAACTCGACGAGGCGGTGGCGGGTGGTGTCGGAGACGAGGAAGCCGCCGTCGGGCAGGAGCAGCGCCTTGCCCGGGAAGCGCAGATGCGTGGCGACGGGCTCGGGCGCCACGTAGGGGCCGTCGCCCCGGCGGAGCGTGCCCTTGGCCCCGTGCTCGGCCTCCAGCTCCTCGACCAGCTTCTCGATGGCGTGCGCGTGGCCCTCGCCCGCGTGCTGGGCGACGACATAGCCCTCGGGGTCGATGACGACGAGCGTCGGCCAGGCCCGTACGGCGTACTGCTTCCAGGTGGCCAGCTCGGGATCGTCGAGAACCGGGTGGAGGACCTCGTACCTCTCGACGGCGTCGACGACGGCCTGGTGCTCGGCCTCGTGGACGAACTTCGGCGAGTGGACCCCGATGATCACCACGGTGTCGCGGTGCTTCTCCTCCAGCTCCCGCAGCTCGTCGAGGACATGCAGGCAGTTCACACAGCAGAAGGTCCAGAAATCGAGGATGACGATGCGTCCTCGCAGTTCGGAGAGGGTGTACTGCCGGTCGCCTGTGTTGAGCCAGCCGCCCTTGCCGATGAGTTCGGGGGCGCGGACGCGTGCACGTGTTGCCATGCCACCAGTCAACACCGCCTCCGCCTGCACGCATTCCGCAGGGGCCCGGGGGAACCTGTGCCGTATGAGACTTCTCGTACGTGAGCGCCTGTTCGCCATCGGTGACGACTACTGGATCGAGGACACGGACGGCCACAAGGTCTTCCTGGTCGACGGCAAGGCCATGCGGCTGCGCGACACCTTCGAGCTGAAGGACGCCGACGGCCGGGTCCTGGTGGAGCTGCGGCAGAAGCTGATGAGCCTGCGCGGCACCATGCTCATCGAGCGCGGCGGCGAGGAGCTGGCCACGGTCAAGCGCAAGCGGCTCTCGCTGCTCCGCAACCACTATCGGGTGACCCTGGTGGACGGTACGGAGATGGACGTCAGCGGCAAGATCCTGGACCGCGAGTTCGCCATCGAGTACGACGGTGAGCTGCTGGCCCAGATCTCGCGGCGCTGGCTGACCCTCCGGGACACCTACGGCATCGACGTGGTCCGCGAGGACGCGGACACCCCGCTGCTGATCGCCGTGGCGATGTGCGTGATCGTGCTGGCGGACAAGGAGAACGGGGGCTGATCGCTTTGCTGGGGGCGGGAGTTCGTTGTTTCACGTGAAACAGGGCGTTTCACGTGAAACATGGCCGCCCGTAGGTCAGGTACGTGCTGCCGCCCGTCGGTCCGCCTGTACGAAGGCGGCCGCGGCGAGGGCGACGGTGGCCGCGAAGGTCACCGCGAGCGTGGGGTTGAGCCGGGGCGGGGCGCCACCGCTGAACTCCCGGCCCTCGGTGGTGCGGCAGCGGACGCGCGGCGGCATGGACTGCCCCTGTTGCGCCTCCACCCGAGCGGATTCCGGCACGTCGCGGCACAGGTGCGTGGGCGTGGAGTCCGCTCCGATCCGACCTGGCCGGGCGCCAGGCCGACGAGCAGGACCCCGAAGAGGCAGGGAACCACCGTGACCACGGCGGCGAAGATCGCCGTGCCACCGGGCAATGCCGGTTCGGCACTGCCCGGTTCGATCATGGGGCTCACGGCAGGCGAGCGCCATGGTCCGGTACCGGACGGTCTCAGACCGGCGGCGCCAGCCCCAGCCGGCGGTCCTTCAGGGCCGGGAACCGCTCCCTCGTCGCTGCCACCTGCGCCGGGTCGAACTCCACGGTCAGGATCTCCTCGCCCGCCCCGGCCTCGGCCAGTACCTCGCCCCAGGGGTCGACGGCGATGCTGTGTCCGGCCTGCGGGACGTCCGCGTGGCTGCCGGCCGTGCCGAGGGCGAGGACGTACGCCTGGTTCTCGACGGCACGGGCCTGCGCGAGGAGGGTCCAGTGGGCGCGGCGGCGCTCGGGCCAGCCCGCCGAGACGACGAGGGTCTCGGCGCCCGCGTCGACGAGGCCGCGGAACTGCTCGGGGAAGCGCAGGTCGTAGCAGGTGGCCAGGCCCAGCGTGGTCTGCGGCAGAGCCACGGTCACCAGCTCGTCGCCGGCGCCCATCATCGCCGCCTCACCCTTGTCGAAGCCGAAGCGGTGGATCTTGCGGTAGAGCGCAGAGCGCTCGCCGTCCGGGGAGAAGACCAGCGCGGTGTTGTACAGGGTGCCGTCCGGCGCGCGCTCCACGAACGACCCCGCGTGCAGCCAGACCCCGGCCTCGGCGGCCGCCTTCGCCATCACCTCGTGGGTGGGGCCCTGGAGCGGTTCGGCCTCCTGCTCGAAGAGGGTGTAGGCGAACGCGCCGACCGGCCAGAGCTCGGGCAGGACCACCAGGTCGGCGCCGCGCTGGGCGACCACCAGGGAGGCCGCCCGCTCGCGGCGGGCCTCGACGGATTCGTCCGGGTCTACTGCGATCTGGATGAGGGAGGCGCGCACAATACCACCGTCCTGGCATTCAAGCCGTCAACACGGGCCTACGATCGTCACACGAAAGCACTGCCGGGGTGCCTGCTCGCAGCGTAACTTAGGCGACTGAACCTCCACGTAGCCCGCAGCCCACAGCCCACGACAGCGTCGTCCGTGCCGGCCCGCCCGTCGGCACACCCTGCTCTCCAGCCCATGCACCGAAGAACCGCCGAGGGGTCCCGTGACCGTCCATCCCAGCCTCCAGACCTACGCCGACTCCGCGACTCACTCCATCGAAGCGATAGCCGACCTGGTCAAGCCACTCGCGGAGGGGGAGTGGAACCGCCGCACACCGTGCCCCGGATGGTCGGTGCGGGACATCGTGTCGCACGTCATCGGCATGGAGTGCGAGATGCTCGGCGACCCGCGGCCGATCCATACGCTGCCGCGCGACCTCTACCACGTACAGAGCGACTTCGCCCGGTACATGGAGATGCAGGTCGACGTCCGGCGCCACCACACCGCTCCGGAGATGACGTCCGAGCTGGAGTACGTCCTCATCCGTCGCGCCCGCCAGCTGCGCAACGAGTCCCGCTCCCCCGACGCCACGGTCCGCGCGCCGCTCGGCGCCGAGCAGACCCTCGAAGTGGCCCTCAACATGCGGGCCTTCGACGTCTGGGTGCATGAGCAGGATCTGCGGACGACGCTCGGCCAGCCGGGCAACCTGGACTCCCCCGGCGCGAACATCACCCGGGACGTGCTGCTCGCCGCGCTGCCGAAGGTGGTCGCGAAGGACGCGGGGGCGCCGGCCAACTCGGCGGTGGTGCTGGACGTGCACGGCCCGGTGGAGTTCCTGCGGACGGTGCGGGTCGACGCGGAGGGCCGCGGTTCGATAGACGGTTCGCCCTCGCTGGGCCCGGCCGTGACGCTCTCGATGGACTGGGAGACGTACGTGCGCCTGGCCTGCGGCCGGGTCCGTCCGGCGGCGGTGGCCGACCGGATCAAGGCCGAGGGCGACCAGGAGCTGGCCGCCGCGATCCTGGACCACTTCGCCGTCACCCCGTAGTTTCCGGCGGCGCCCGCCCCGGAGCCGACGGGCGGGCGGGCGCGCCGCCGGGCGTACGGCCGCGCGGGTCACGCGGGTACGTGCACGGCCTCCACCCGGCTGACCACATGGTGGTCGCGTTCCCTGAGCGCCGCGCGGCGGCGCAGCCGCAGGATCTGGGCGACGCCGAACGCCTCCAGGACGAAGACCGAGGCGAAGGCGGCCCGGTAGTTGCCGCCCGTGGCGTCCAGCAGCACCCCCACGGCGAACAGCGTCGTCATGGAGGCGATGAACCCGCCCATGTTGACGATCCCCGACGCGGTGCCCTGACGCTCCGGCGGATTGGCGGGGCGCGCGAAGTCGAAGCCGACCATCGAGGCGGGGCCGCAGGCGCCCAGCACCACGCACAGGACCGTCAGCAGCCACAGCGGGGTGTGAGCGGCGGGGTAGAAGATCGCGCACGCCCAGAGGAGGGCGGTGGTCGCGACCGTGCCCAGCGCGATGGGGGCCCGCGCCTCGTGGTGACGGGCGATGATCTGCCCGTAGACGAGCCCCACCACCATGTTGGAGAGCACCACCAGGGTGAGCAGCATGCCCGCCGTTCCCCGGCCGAGCCCCTGCGCCTCGACGAGGAACGGCATCCCCCAGAGCAGCAGGAACACCATCGCCGGGAACTGGGTGGTGAAGTGCACCCACATCCCGAGCCGGGTCCCCGGCTCCCGCCAGGCGGCGGCGATCTGCTTGCGTACGTACGCGGCGCCCGCGTGCTCGGCGGGCGGCGGCTCGTGGCCCTCGGGGTGGTCCTTGAGGAACAGGAGCAGCGGTACGAGCACGGCGACCCCGGCCAGCGAGCTGCCGACGAAGGTCGTCGTCCAGCCGAAGCTGTGCAGGGCACGCGCGATGAAGAGCGTCGAGACGAGGTTGCCCGCCATCCCGAACAGCGCGGCGACCTGGCCGATCAGCGGCCCGCGCCGGGCCGGGAACCAGCGGCTGCCGAGCCGCAGCACGCTGATGAACGTCATCGCGTCACCGCACCCGAGCAGGGCGCGGGCGGCCAGCGCCATGCCGTACGAGGGCGAGAGCGCGAACCCGAGCTGTCCGACGGTGAACAGGACCGCACCGATGGTGAGGACCCGCTTGGTGCCGAGCCGGTCGACCATCAGCCCCACGGGTATCTGCATGCCGGCGTAGACGAGGAGTTGGAGGATGGAGAAGGTGGAGAGGGCCGAGGCGTTGACGTCGAACCGGTCGGCGGCGTCGAGACCGGCCACACCCAGGCTCGTACGGAAGATGATCGCGACGAAGTAGACCGCGACGCCGATCCCCCAGACCCAGGCGGCACGCCTGCCCCCGGGTGGATCGCCGGGCAGCGGGAGCGTGGGGGCTGCGGCCGAACTCACCGGTCCTCACCCCGGACCAGCACCCGCACCCGGCTGACATGGCGCCGCACGACCTGCGCGGCACCTTCCGCGTCCCCGGCCCGGATCGCCTCCAGCAGCTCGCTGTGCTCGGTGATGTTGGCCTCGATCCTGCCCGGATGCGCCTCCATCACCGCGACGCCCATCCGCAACTGGCGGTCGCGCAGCTGGTCGTAGAGGCGCGAAAGGATCTCGTTCCCCGCGTTCTTGACGATCTCGGCATGGAAACAGCGGTCCTTGACGGCCACCTCCGCCAGATCACCGACCTCCGCCAGCCGCCGCTGCTCCTCCAGGAGCTGTTCGAGCCGCGCGATCAACCGGGGCGACGCGGGAACAGCTCTGCGCGCCGCGAACTCCTCCACCAGCAGCCGGGTCTCCACCACGTCCTTGATCTCCTGCGCGGAGACGGCCAGCACGAGGGCGCCCTTCTTCGGGTAGAGCTTGATCAGGCCTTCGACCTCCAGCCGCAGCAACGCCTCCCGTACAGGCGTACGCGACACCCCGACCGCATCGGCCAGCCCACCTTCGGTGAGCAGCGTGCCGCCCTCGTAGCGACGGTCCAGAACCGCCTCCTTGATGTGCGCGTAGACGCGCTCGGCGGCGGGCGGCTGCTTGAGGGAGGAGGTCGTCGGCTGTACGGGGGCGGGGGCTGCGGCAGGCATGCGCACAGCATAGATACAACATGCACGCATGGAGGAGGGGCGTCCGGATCCTGGACCCCCGGAGGGGCCGCGGCGCTTCCAGGGGTGCGGAGTGCGGCGGCCGGGGCCGGGTACATGAACGCGCATCAGTTCCCCGGGATCAGGTCCGGAGACTTCATGGCGGTCAAGGTCAAGCCTGCGCAAATTCACCCGTTCGGGAACGCATCCATTCACCCGCCCCAGGAGTCTCACCACCGAGCGGCACCCTTATGTGGCCGCATATCAGGGGCATTTGGAGCGTTCAGTTGAAAATCGGGATCAAGCGCATAAACCGCGTCACCATCACGAGCACGGTGGCCCTCACCGCGGGCGCGGTGCTCGCGAGCGGTGCCTTCGCTTCGACGGCCCAGGCCGCCGCGGCGCCGCCGGTTCCGAAGATCGTCGCCAAGGGCGGCTTCGTGATGAACAACGGCACCGGCAAGGCCCTCTACAGCAAGACCGCGGACACCCGCCGCTCCACCGGCTCCACCACGAAGATCATGACCGCCCTCGTGGTGCTGCAGCAGAAGAACGTGAACCTCAAGACCAAGGTCACGATCCAGAAGGCGTACAGCGACTACATCGTCTCGAAGAACGCCTCGTCCGCCCGGCTCATCGTCGGCGACAAGGTGACGGTCGGCCAGCTGCTCTACGGTCTGATGCTCCCGTCCGGCTGCGACGCGGCGTACGCCCTGGCCGACAAGTTCGGCTCCGGCAAGACCCGTGACGCCCGGGTGAAGTCGTTCATCGGCAAGATGAACTCCACGGCGAAGACCCTGAAGCTGAAGAACACCAAGTTCGACTCGTTCGACGGCATCGGGGGCGGGAACAACTACTCGACCCCCCGCGACCTGACGATCATCGCCAGCCAGGCGATGAAGAACTCCACGTTCCGCACGATCGTCAAGACGAAGTCGACCACGCAGAAGGTCACCACGAAGAGTGGCGGCTACCGCAACATGGCGTGGGCCAACACCAACAAGATGCTCAGCAGCTACAGCGGTGCGATCGGCGTCAAGACGGGCTCGGGCCCGACCGCCAAGTACTGCCTGGTCTTCGCGGCGACGCGTAAGGGCAAGACCGTCATCGGCACGGTCCTCACGTCGACCAACGAGACGACCCGCACGGCCGACGCGAAGAAGCTCATGGACTACGGCTTCAAGAAGTAACCGGCCCGCGCGTACGGAAAGGGGCCCGGCCCGCACGGTATGTGCGGGCCGGGCCCCTTCGTCGTACGTACGGCCTACGGGCTGCCGCCGGCGCAGGTCGTCAGCTCGCCGGATGAGCGGCCTACGCCCAGGTGATCAGGCGCTTCGGCTGCTCCAGGATCGCCGCCACATCGGCCAGCACCTTGGAGCCCAGCTCGCCGTCGACCAGGCGGTGGTCGAAGGACAGGGCCAGCGTGGTGACCTGACGCGGCTTCACCTTGCCCTTGTGCACCCACGGCTGGAGCTTGATCGCACCGACCGCCAGGATCGCGGACTCGCCCGGGTTCAGGATCGGGGTGCCCGTGTCGACGCCGAAGACGCCGACGTTGGTGATCGTCACCGTGCCGCCCGCCATCGCCGCCGGGGACGTCCTGCCGTCCCTCGCCGTGGTGACCAGCTCGCCCAGGGCCGCCGCGAGCTGCGGCAGCGTCTTGTCGTGCGCGTCCTTGATGTTCGGCACGATCAGACCGCGCGGGGTGGCCGCCGCGATGCCCAGGTTGACGTAGTGCTTCTGCACGATCTCCTGGTTGGCCTCGTCCCAGGCCGCGTTGACCTCGGGGTTCCGCTTGATCGCGACCAGGAGGGCCTTGGCGATGATCAGGAGCGGGTTGACCCGCACTCCCGCCATCTCCTTGTCCTCCTTGAGCTCCGCCACCAGCTTCATCGTGCGCGTCACGTCGACCGTGACGAACTCGGTGACGTGCGGTGCGGTGAAGGCGCTGCCGACCATCGCCTGCGCGATCGCCTTGCGGACCCCCTTGACCGGGATGCGGGTCTCGCGCGCGGAGGCCGTGGAGTCCACCACCTCCGCGGCAGCCGCGACCGGCTCAACAGCCTCAGGCGCCACAGCCACAGCCGCAGCCGCCGGAGCAGCCGCCGCGTGCACGTCCTCGCGGGTGATGATGCCGTCCTTGCCGGTCGGCACCACCGTCGCCAGGTCGATCCCCAGGTCCTTCGCCAGCTTCCGTACCGGCGGCTTCGCCAGCGGACGGCCGACCGGGGCCTCCGGAGCGGCGGGAGCGGCCGGTGCCGCGTGGCCGTTCAGCTCCGCCTGTACCGCCGCC
This DNA window, taken from Streptomyces griseus subsp. griseus, encodes the following:
- a CDS encoding M18 family aminopeptidase, with protein sequence MSSRHRFDRAHTDDLMSFLAASPSPYHAVANAAARLEVAGFRQVEETAAWDASPGGKYVLRGGAIIAWYVPEGASAHTPFRIVGAHTDSPNLRVKPLPDTESYGWRQVAVEIYGGTLLNTWLDRDLGLAGRISLRDGTDRLVNIDRALLRVPQLAVHLDRSANTDGLKLDRQRHMQPIWGLGDVAEGDLIRFVAEEAGVDPEDVTGWDLMPHPIEPPSYLGRDRELVAGPRMDNLLSVHAATAALAAVAGQPDEELPYIPVLAAFDHEENGSQSDTGADGPLLGTVLERSVFARGGTYEDRARAFAGTVCLSSDTGHAVHPNYAERHDPTHHPVANGGPILKVNVNMRYATDGSGRAVFAAACEKAGVPWQTFVSNNSMPCGTTIGPITAARHGIRTVDIGVAILSMHSARELCGADDPYLLANALTAFLTD
- a CDS encoding carbon-nitrogen family hydrolase; the protein is MRASLIQIAVDPDESVEARRERAASLVVAQRGADLVVLPELWPVGAFAYTLFEQEAEPLQGPTHEVMAKAAAEAGVWLHAGSFVERAPDGTLYNTALVFSPDGERSALYRKIHRFGFDKGEAAMMGAGDELVTVALPQTTLGLATCYDLRFPEQFRGLVDAGAETLVVSAGWPERRRAHWTLLAQARAVENQAYVLALGTAGSHADVPQAGHSIAVDPWGEVLAEAGAGEEILTVEFDPAQVAATRERFPALKDRRLGLAPPV
- a CDS encoding LURP-one-related/scramblase family protein, which produces MRLLVRERLFAIGDDYWIEDTDGHKVFLVDGKAMRLRDTFELKDADGRVLVELRQKLMSLRGTMLIERGGEELATVKRKRLSLLRNHYRVTLVDGTEMDVSGKILDREFAIEYDGELLAQISRRWLTLRDTYGIDVVREDADTPLLIAVAMCVIVLADKENGG
- a CDS encoding SseB family protein, with protein sequence MYGYDQNPGAQQQMGQMGQMGGGYGEQPLYPEPSPPSLADAVRAFTTGSLSAEDFQQIFATSKVYCPRGDNPGFLALHNTQQPVIPMFTTLKELRLYAGKESKYFVITGAEVIDLLPTGYGFVLDMEGDHRMVFDAKAVEQMVDFAMRRMYG
- a CDS encoding acyl-CoA dehydrogenase; the encoded protein is MGHYKSNLRDIEFNLFEVLGRDKLYGTGPFAEMDVDTAKSILDEVVRLAENELADSFADADRNPPVFDPETNTAPVPESFRKSYQSFMDSEYWRLGLPEEIGGTTAPRSLIWGYAELLLGANPAVWMYSSGPAFAGILFEEGTEEQKKVAEIAVEKQWGSTMVLTEPDAGSDVGAGRTKAVQQEDGSWHIEGVKRFITSGEHDMSENILHYVLARPEGAGPGTKGLSLFLVPKYHFDWTTGELGERNGVYATNVEHKMGLKASNTCEMTFGDRHPAKGWLIGDKHDGIRQMFRIIEFARMMVGTKAIATLSTGYLNALEYAKERVQGTDLSQFMDKTAPKVTITHHPDVRRSLMTQKAYAEGMRSLVLYTATVQDAIQEKEAAGEDAKALNGLNDLLLPIVKGYGSEKSYEQLAQSLQTFGGSGYLQEYPVEQYIRDAKIDTLYEGTTAIQGQDFFFRKIVRDQGTSLNTLSEEIKKFLAGAQGNEELAPALDSLAKAAVDLEAIVGTMITDLTATGEDVKNIYKVGLNTTRLLMASGDVVVGYLLLKGAAVAAEKLPTASAKDVAFYQGKIAAAKFFAANILPGVSAERALAENVDNSLMELDEAAF
- a CDS encoding maleylpyruvate isomerase family mycothiol-dependent enzyme, whose protein sequence is MTVHPSLQTYADSATHSIEAIADLVKPLAEGEWNRRTPCPGWSVRDIVSHVIGMECEMLGDPRPIHTLPRDLYHVQSDFARYMEMQVDVRRHHTAPEMTSELEYVLIRRARQLRNESRSPDATVRAPLGAEQTLEVALNMRAFDVWVHEQDLRTTLGQPGNLDSPGANITRDVLLAALPKVVAKDAGAPANSAVVLDVHGPVEFLRTVRVDAEGRGSIDGSPSLGPAVTLSMDWETYVRLACGRVRPAAVADRIKAEGDQELAAAILDHFAVTP
- a CDS encoding DUF6458 family protein, producing the protein MGLGGCILLIGGGAILAFATDWKADGINLDLVGWIMMLVGLIGVFVYMSIARRRRMVVPPTTTVVQDDEHRYH